In the genome of Pseudomonadota bacterium, one region contains:
- a CDS encoding efflux RND transporter permease subunit gives MGWNISAWSIKSPIPSLVLFLVLTIAGVLAFGSLGIDENPNIDVPIVSVTVTETGAAPSELETQVTRKIEDAVAGIGNIKHITSTVNEGASTTSIEFELGTSADRATNDVRDAISRIRQQLPQQINDPIVQRVDFAGGPFVTYTIGSPARTVTDLSWMVDNDVSRALLAVPGVSQVQRAGGVDREIRIALDPVRLEARGLTADAVNAQVRALNIDLPGGRGDVGTSEQSIRTLGSAHTLAALKSARISLPGGGWARLDSLGTITDGSSEPRQAALLDGKPVVAFSVVRSTGSNLVDVEKGVDAKVAELAKSLPPDVRVEKIRTNAKYVWESYHASIDSLVLGAVLAVIVIWMFLRDWRAALISALAMPMSVIPTFATMKWCGFTLNNMSLLGLALVIGILVDDAIVEIENIVRHVAMGKTPYQAALEAADEIGLAVVATTMTIIVVFVPVAFMGGIPGQFFKQFGLTVAVAVFFSLLVARLLTPMMAAYGLKKPTHEEEGKGLLMRAYDVILAWALANRLATVVLSVGFFLCSIMLFKTIPTSLISQTDRGETLLVLELPPGVTLEKTVEAAKQATQVCLRRPEVAKVFTSIGAATGGGRFGSLGALNKASLYVVLKPRDARTLSQQQVEEAIRPALAVLPGARYTFGNSFGLSGKLQVLLASDDAGALQQTAERLIGEMRRVPGLFDVTSSAALQRPEILVRPDLALAAEQGVSIASIARTALIATLGDIDQNLAKYDLDDHQINIRVQLDQRYRENLDALSGLKVQGARGLVPLRSVASVQLGQGPSQIDRYDRKRQISISASLASGLTLGQAAALVAQLDAFKSMPPQVRQIPAGDLEIQRDVFAGFTWAMGAAVLLIYAVLVLLFEGFMQPLTIMVALPLSIGGALMGLIIAHQPLGMYALIGIVMLMGLATKNSILLVEYCLMAMHNGVDRDTAITHAGEARMRPILMTTVAMIAGMVPIAMGVGAGSEVRASMAIAVIGGLVTSTFLTLIAVPVVFTCVDDFMRLARRVLKIGGAASDEGRVGT, from the coding sequence ATGGGCTGGAACATCTCGGCCTGGTCGATCAAGAGCCCCATCCCCTCGCTCGTGCTCTTCCTCGTGCTCACCATTGCGGGTGTGCTCGCGTTCGGCTCGCTGGGCATCGACGAGAACCCCAACATCGACGTGCCCATCGTGTCGGTCACCGTCACCGAGACAGGCGCCGCTCCGTCGGAGCTCGAGACCCAGGTGACCCGCAAGATCGAGGACGCGGTGGCGGGCATCGGCAACATCAAGCACATCACCTCGACGGTGAACGAGGGCGCCTCGACCACGAGCATCGAGTTCGAGCTCGGAACCAGCGCTGATCGAGCGACCAATGACGTGCGCGATGCCATCTCGCGCATCCGCCAGCAGCTGCCGCAGCAGATCAACGACCCCATCGTGCAGCGGGTCGATTTCGCAGGCGGACCGTTCGTGACCTACACCATCGGAAGCCCGGCCCGCACGGTCACCGACCTCTCGTGGATGGTCGACAACGATGTGTCTCGCGCCCTTCTGGCCGTGCCCGGCGTCTCACAGGTGCAGCGGGCCGGCGGCGTCGATCGCGAGATTCGCATCGCGCTCGATCCGGTTCGCCTCGAGGCGCGGGGGCTCACCGCTGACGCTGTCAACGCGCAGGTGCGCGCGCTCAACATCGATCTGCCGGGTGGACGCGGTGACGTGGGGACCTCAGAGCAGTCGATTCGCACCCTGGGCAGCGCGCACACCCTGGCGGCGCTGAAGTCAGCGCGCATCAGCCTTCCCGGCGGCGGCTGGGCGCGTCTCGACAGCCTGGGCACCATCACCGACGGCTCATCAGAGCCGCGACAGGCCGCGCTCCTCGATGGCAAGCCCGTGGTCGCCTTCTCTGTCGTGCGCAGCACGGGGAGCAATCTCGTAGACGTCGAGAAGGGTGTCGACGCCAAGGTCGCCGAGCTTGCGAAGTCGCTCCCCCCGGACGTGCGTGTCGAGAAGATCCGCACCAACGCGAAGTACGTCTGGGAGTCGTATCACGCCTCCATCGATTCGCTGGTCCTGGGCGCGGTGCTGGCCGTCATCGTCATCTGGATGTTCCTGCGCGACTGGCGAGCCGCCCTCATCTCCGCGCTGGCCATGCCGATGTCGGTGATTCCCACCTTCGCCACCATGAAGTGGTGTGGGTTCACCCTCAACAACATGTCGCTCCTGGGGCTTGCCCTCGTCATCGGCATCCTGGTCGATGACGCCATCGTCGAGATCGAGAACATCGTGCGTCATGTGGCCATGGGGAAGACGCCCTATCAGGCCGCCCTCGAAGCCGCTGACGAGATCGGTCTCGCAGTTGTGGCCACCACGATGACGATCATCGTGGTGTTCGTGCCGGTGGCCTTCATGGGGGGCATACCGGGCCAGTTCTTCAAGCAGTTCGGCCTCACCGTGGCCGTGGCGGTGTTCTTCTCGCTGCTGGTGGCGCGCCTGCTCACGCCGATGATGGCGGCCTACGGGCTGAAGAAGCCCACCCATGAGGAAGAGGGCAAGGGACTGCTGATGCGCGCCTACGACGTCATCCTCGCGTGGGCCCTGGCCAACCGCCTGGCCACCGTGGTTCTGTCGGTGGGCTTCTTCCTCTGCAGCATCATGCTGTTCAAGACCATTCCCACATCGCTCATCTCGCAGACCGATCGGGGAGAGACCCTGCTGGTGCTCGAGCTTCCGCCGGGCGTCACCCTCGAGAAGACCGTGGAGGCCGCGAAGCAGGCCACCCAGGTGTGCCTGCGCCGTCCCGAGGTGGCCAAGGTGTTCACCTCCATCGGGGCCGCCACGGGAGGCGGACGCTTCGGGAGCCTGGGCGCGCTGAACAAAGCCAGCCTCTACGTCGTGCTCAAGCCGCGAGACGCGCGCACCCTCTCGCAGCAGCAGGTCGAGGAGGCGATTCGCCCGGCGCTGGCCGTGCTGCCAGGCGCGCGCTACACGTTCGGCAACTCGTTCGGTCTGAGCGGGAAGCTCCAGGTGCTCCTGGCCAGCGATGACGCGGGAGCGCTGCAGCAGACCGCGGAGCGGCTCATCGGCGAGATGCGCCGCGTGCCCGGGCTCTTCGACGTCACGTCGTCGGCGGCGCTGCAGCGGCCTGAGATCCTGGTGCGTCCGGATCTGGCGCTGGCGGCCGAGCAGGGCGTCTCCATCGCCTCCATCGCGCGAACCGCGCTCATCGCAACCCTGGGCGACATCGATCAGAACCTGGCCAAGTACGATCTCGATGACCATCAGATCAACATCCGCGTTCAGCTCGACCAGCGCTACCGTGAGAATCTCGACGCTCTTTCGGGGTTGAAGGTGCAGGGCGCGCGCGGGCTCGTGCCGCTGCGCTCGGTGGCATCGGTGCAGCTGGGGCAGGGGCCCTCGCAGATCGATCGCTACGATCGCAAGCGACAGATCTCCATCAGCGCCAGCCTGGCCAGCGGTCTCACCCTGGGTCAGGCGGCCGCGCTGGTGGCGCAGCTCGATGCGTTCAAGTCGATGCCGCCGCAGGTGCGCCAGATCCCGGCGGGCGATCTCGAGATCCAGCGTGATGTCTTCGCAGGGTTCACCTGGGCCATGGGCGCGGCCGTGCTGCTCATCTACGCCGTGCTGGTGCTGCTGTTCGAGGGCTTCATGCAGCCGCTCACCATCATGGTGGCGCTTCCGCTCTCCATCGGTGGCGCGCTCATGGGGCTCATCATCGCCCATCAGCCGCTCGGGATGTACGCGCTCATCGGAATCGTGATGCTCATGGGGCTGGCCACCAAGAACTCCATCCTGCTGGTCGAGTACTGCCTCATGGCCATGCACAACGGTGTCGATCGCGACACGGCCATCACGCACGCGGGTGAGGCGCGCATGCGGCCCATCCTGATGACCACCGTGGCCATGATTGCCGGCATGGTGCCCATCGCCATGGGCGTGGGGGCGGGGTCCGAGGTGCGCGCGTCGATGGCCATCGCGGTCATCGGTGGACTGGTGAC
- a CDS encoding HlyD family efflux transporter periplasmic adaptor subunit has translation MSISEPTTLASDTMPSHDDHRLPPSQGDAERARMTQRPRSLGLGFVVLLVLGTAALMMFISRHKPVVKAEFGEAPPVVTVSTWRVVERTLSRSVLVTGSISAVDALPVGASATGLRIEQVNVEEGDVVERGQVLAVLDASVLRAQREQLEARLQSSLAAVPKAQQPNRPQEIAVLQNALSQARANAHQAEATRVQARASYENAQRNHARYEQLLADGYVTRKEFDDRDTELRTTRALDLAAQDAVRAANFTVQQASSRLALAQAGGRGEDISIARANSDEVRALLRQLDAQIDLTVVRAPDAGRIIKRDAHIGDISSPAKTLFVIVRRNELELRAQVPEIDLAHIRVGQRVQLLPAAEAPETGPSGGASGAPREAGASAVTGTESGAPAASPTVSGSASPSASPSAVERDAAGAPSAASTAESSTAPPVYGTVWLINPVIDPQSRLGTVRIRIPTDLGLLSGMFVRARIDAGTEAALMVPARAVLGPADDRFVFVLDGVKVHRRSVRTGAAQGELVRITSGLSEGQTVVVDGGGFLTEGDTVRVSSTPSSAPSSAGSSAPVTATPSPASAESGKSAERSVTSPLSPSPAPASPAEP, from the coding sequence ATGTCCATCTCAGAACCCACCACGCTGGCTTCGGACACCATGCCCTCACATGATGACCATCGCCTGCCTCCATCTCAGGGCGATGCGGAGCGGGCGCGCATGACGCAACGTCCGCGCTCACTCGGTCTCGGCTTTGTCGTTCTCCTCGTGCTGGGAACGGCCGCCCTCATGATGTTCATCTCGCGCCACAAGCCTGTCGTGAAGGCGGAGTTCGGTGAGGCGCCGCCTGTGGTCACGGTGAGCACATGGCGGGTGGTGGAGCGAACCTTGAGCCGGAGCGTTCTGGTCACCGGGTCGATATCGGCGGTCGACGCGCTGCCGGTGGGGGCATCTGCCACGGGCCTTCGCATCGAGCAGGTGAACGTCGAAGAGGGAGATGTCGTCGAGCGAGGACAGGTGCTGGCCGTTCTCGACGCGTCCGTTCTGCGCGCGCAGCGTGAGCAGCTCGAGGCGCGTCTGCAGTCGTCGCTGGCGGCGGTCCCCAAGGCCCAGCAGCCCAACCGTCCCCAGGAGATCGCCGTGCTTCAGAACGCGCTGTCGCAGGCCCGCGCCAATGCGCACCAGGCCGAGGCGACCCGCGTCCAGGCGCGGGCCAGCTATGAGAACGCCCAGCGCAACCACGCGCGGTACGAGCAGCTGCTGGCAGACGGGTACGTGACGCGCAAGGAGTTCGACGACCGCGATACAGAGCTGCGCACGACCCGCGCGCTCGATCTCGCAGCCCAGGACGCCGTCCGCGCCGCAAACTTCACGGTTCAGCAGGCGTCCAGCCGTCTCGCCCTCGCGCAAGCCGGGGGGCGGGGGGAAGACATCTCCATCGCGCGGGCCAACAGCGACGAGGTGCGCGCGCTTCTTCGTCAGCTCGACGCACAGATCGACCTCACCGTCGTGCGCGCGCCGGATGCCGGACGCATCATCAAGCGCGATGCCCACATCGGAGACATCTCGTCTCCGGCCAAGACGCTGTTCGTCATCGTGCGCCGCAACGAGCTCGAGCTGCGCGCCCAGGTGCCCGAGATCGATCTGGCCCACATCCGTGTCGGTCAGCGCGTGCAGCTGCTGCCGGCAGCCGAAGCACCCGAGACGGGCCCGTCGGGAGGGGCGTCTGGCGCACCCCGCGAAGCGGGCGCATCCGCTGTCACGGGAACCGAGAGCGGCGCTCCCGCCGCTTCGCCGACGGTATCTGGCAGCGCTTCGCCGAGCGCTTCGCCGAGCGCGGTTGAGCGCGACGCCGCGGGAGCCCCCAGCGCTGCGTCGACTGCCGAGAGCAGCACCGCTCCCCCCGTGTACGGCACGGTCTGGCTCATCAATCCGGTGATCGATCCCCAGTCTCGTCTGGGAACGGTGCGCATCCGCATTCCCACCGACCTCGGCCTGTTGAGCGGCATGTTCGTGCGCGCGCGCATCGACGCGGGCACCGAAGCGGCGCTCATGGTTCCGGCCCGTGCAGTGCTGGGGCCCGCTGACGACCGGTTCGTCTTCGTTCTCGATGGGGTGAAGGTGCATCGCCGAAGCGTGCGCACCGGCGCGGCGCAGGGCGAGCTCGTTCGGATCACGAGCGGGCTCTCGGAGGGGCAGACGGTGGTGGTTGACGGTGGCGGCTTCCTCACCGAGGGAGACACCGTTCGCGTCTCTTCGACGCCCTCTTCGGCGCCTTCTTCGGCAGGGTCGTCAGCGCCTGTGACCGCGACGCCCTCACCGGCATCCGCGGAATCGGGGAAGTCGGCTGAACGCTCGGTCACGTCACCGCTCTCGCCGTCGCCGGCTCCCGCTTCCCCCGCGGAGCCCTAG
- a CDS encoding translation initiation factor IF-1 translates to MKRNTGQRRGGGGNRGRGPQTPTTPATPRAAKDDAIAVEGIVTDALPNAMFTVELENGHRVLATLSGKMRIRYIRVSPGDRVTVELSPYDLTRGRITFRNR, encoded by the coding sequence ATGAAGCGAAACACGGGGCAGAGACGAGGCGGCGGAGGCAATCGCGGCCGAGGGCCACAGACGCCGACCACGCCAGCCACACCACGGGCGGCCAAAGATGACGCCATCGCCGTTGAAGGCATCGTGACCGATGCCCTCCCGAACGCCATGTTCACGGTTGAGCTCGAGAATGGCCACAGGGTCCTGGCGACCCTGTCGGGCAAGATGCGCATACGCTACATCCGCGTGTCGCCGGGCGATCGCGTCACGGTAGAGCTCTCACCCTATGACCTGACGCGCGGTCGCATCACGTTCCGAAATCGCTGA